The following coding sequences lie in one Arachis ipaensis cultivar K30076 chromosome B03, Araip1.1, whole genome shotgun sequence genomic window:
- the LOC107631067 gene encoding uncharacterized protein LOC107631067 isoform X2 has protein sequence MSRNGDVEQENAPTAESSTRTRRRGDPFLIACKGFSLVTSLAAILCIVANALSAVLSFKHGSDFFDGIFRCYAVLIACFVVLAETEWSFIMRFSKVLEYWAGRGMLQIFVAVMTRAFPDYFGERRDLVLFQSIASYLLLACGLIYVVSGALCIGFLKRARQKQQISREQAAKDLEELERRKEELEQLLLAERV, from the exons ATGTCGAGAAACGGCGACGTAGAGCAGGAGAACGCTCCCACAGCTGAATCGAGCACGAGAACAAGACGCAGAGGAGACCCTTTCTTGATAGCGTGCAAGGGCTTCAGCTTAGTCACCTCTTTGGCTGCCATTCTCTGCATCGTCGCTAACGCCCTCTCCGCTGTGCTTTCCTTCAAACACGGATCAGAT TTTTTCGATGGAATTTTTCGGTGTTACGCCGTGCTCATAGCGTGCTTTGTGGTCCTGGCTGAAACCGAATGGAGTTTCATCATGAGGTTCTCCAAG GTTTTGGAGTATTGGGCTGGTAGGGGTATGCTGCAGATTTT TGTTGCAGTCATGACAAGGGCTTTCCCTGACTATTTTGGGGAGCGAAGGGATCTTGTTCTTTTTCAGAGCATAGCGAGTTATTTGCTTCTTGCATGTGGTCTGATTTATGTTGTTTCA GGAGCCCTATGCATTGGTTTTCTGAAACGCGCTCGCCAGAAGCAGCAGATCTCAAGAGAGCAAGCAGCAAAGGATTTAGAG
- the LOC107631067 gene encoding uncharacterized protein LOC107631067 isoform X1 encodes MSRNGDVEQENAPTAESSTRTRRRGDPFLIACKGFSLVTSLAAILCIVANALSAVLSFKHGSDFFDGIFRCYAVLIACFVVLAETEWSFIMRFSKVLEYWAGRGMLQIFVAVMTRAFPDYFGERRDLVLFQSIASYLLLACGLIYVVSVRSLNRENQEWSPMHWFSETRSPEAADLKRASSKGFRGVGTAQRGT; translated from the exons ATGTCGAGAAACGGCGACGTAGAGCAGGAGAACGCTCCCACAGCTGAATCGAGCACGAGAACAAGACGCAGAGGAGACCCTTTCTTGATAGCGTGCAAGGGCTTCAGCTTAGTCACCTCTTTGGCTGCCATTCTCTGCATCGTCGCTAACGCCCTCTCCGCTGTGCTTTCCTTCAAACACGGATCAGAT TTTTTCGATGGAATTTTTCGGTGTTACGCCGTGCTCATAGCGTGCTTTGTGGTCCTGGCTGAAACCGAATGGAGTTTCATCATGAGGTTCTCCAAG GTTTTGGAGTATTGGGCTGGTAGGGGTATGCTGCAGATTTT TGTTGCAGTCATGACAAGGGCTTTCCCTGACTATTTTGGGGAGCGAAGGGATCTTGTTCTTTTTCAGAGCATAGCGAGTTATTTGCTTCTTGCATGTGGTCTGATTTATGTTGTTTCAGTAAGATCGTTGAACAGAGAAAACCAAGAGt GGAGCCCTATGCATTGGTTTTCTGAAACGCGCTCGCCAGAAGCAGCAGATCTCAAGAGAGCAAGCAGCAAAGGATTTAGAG